One Falsarthrobacter nasiphocae DNA segment encodes these proteins:
- the prfA gene encoding peptide chain release factor 1 has translation MFESVKGLLDEHAELQIRLSDPAVHADASLAKKLGRRYAELTGIADAHRRYTQLTEDLEATRELAAEDAELASEIPQLEADLEQAQEKLRRLLIPRDPNDARDVILEVKGGEGGDEAALFAGDLLRMYERYANTRGWKTEIISATESDQGGYKDVQMAIHGKSNDPAQGVYASLKFEGGVHRVQRVPVTESQGRIHTSAAGVLVLPEVDEPEEMEIHQNDLKIDVYRSSGPGGQSVNTTDSAVRITHLPTGIVVAMQNEKSQLQNREAAMRVLRSRLLAHQQEQIDAENAEQRKSQIRTMDRSERIRTYNFPENRIADHRTGYKAYNLDQVLNGDLQAVIQSCIDADEASRLEAIGGTGE, from the coding sequence ATGTTCGAATCAGTCAAAGGCCTGCTCGACGAGCACGCCGAACTCCAGATCCGTCTCTCTGACCCGGCTGTCCACGCCGACGCCTCCCTGGCGAAGAAGCTCGGGCGCCGCTACGCGGAGCTGACGGGCATCGCGGACGCGCACCGTCGCTACACGCAGCTCACCGAGGACCTCGAGGCAACGCGGGAGCTCGCGGCGGAGGACGCTGAGCTGGCGTCGGAGATCCCCCAGCTCGAGGCCGACCTCGAGCAGGCGCAGGAGAAGCTGCGCCGCCTCCTCATCCCGCGGGACCCCAACGACGCGCGCGACGTCATCCTTGAGGTCAAGGGCGGCGAGGGCGGCGACGAGGCCGCGCTCTTCGCCGGCGACCTCCTGCGCATGTACGAGCGCTACGCGAACACGCGCGGCTGGAAGACGGAGATCATCTCGGCCACCGAGTCGGACCAGGGCGGGTACAAGGACGTCCAGATGGCCATCCACGGCAAGTCCAACGACCCGGCCCAGGGCGTGTACGCGTCCCTCAAGTTCGAGGGCGGCGTCCACCGCGTCCAGCGCGTGCCGGTGACCGAGTCTCAGGGCCGCATCCACACGTCGGCGGCGGGCGTGCTCGTGCTGCCGGAGGTGGACGAGCCCGAGGAGATGGAGATCCACCAGAACGACCTCAAGATCGACGTCTACCGCTCGTCCGGCCCGGGCGGCCAGTCCGTCAACACGACTGACTCCGCCGTGCGCATCACGCACCTGCCCACGGGCATCGTCGTCGCCATGCAGAACGAGAAGTCGCAGCTGCAGAACCGCGAGGCCGCCATGCGCGTGCTCCGCTCGCGCCTGTTGGCGCACCAGCAGGAGCAGATCGACGCCGAGAACGCCGAGCAGCGCAAGTCGCAGATCCGCACCATGGACCGCAGTGAGCGCATCCGCACGTACAACTTCCCCGAGAACCGCATCGCGGACCACCGCACGGGGTACAAGGCGTACAACCTCGACCAGGTCCTCAACGGCGACCTCCAGGCCGTAATCCAGTCCTGCATCGACGCCGACGAGGCGAGCCGGCTGGAGGCCATCGGTGGCACTGGCGAGTAG
- a CDS encoding homoserine dehydrogenase, with amino-acid sequence MAPSPTALSVALLGCGTVGQEVARILMEDAEELAARTGARLDLVGVGVRDTSADRGPHVSRDIVTADLEGLVDRADIVVELMGGLEPAGSLILRALRAGKTVVSANKALIAARLEELSTAATESGVQFSYEAAVAGAIPILRPIRDSLAGDRITSIMGIVNGTTNYILDMMTTHGSGFDDALARAQELGYAEADPTADVGGGDAAAKAAILASLGLHTVFPLEAVHTEGITEVTSRDIEAARASGHVIRFLAIAERVAREGGADAASVRVHPTLVPADHPLAAVRGAFNAVYVTADNAGELMFMGQGAGGAPTASAVMGDLVSAARRVVAGGPGRTEAAARSIEALPFAESRTRYAVAVVVEDRPGVLEQIARVFSAHGQSIESMSQGRAPEGADAAAELRIITHEGAEGDLHATVQDLASLPSVIRKPTFMRVGAK; translated from the coding sequence ATGGCCCCGAGCCCCACTGCACTCTCCGTAGCCCTCCTCGGCTGCGGCACTGTCGGCCAGGAAGTGGCCCGCATTCTCATGGAGGACGCGGAGGAGCTCGCCGCGCGCACGGGGGCCCGTCTGGACCTCGTCGGGGTGGGCGTGCGGGACACCTCGGCTGATCGCGGGCCGCACGTGAGCCGAGACATCGTCACTGCGGACCTCGAGGGGCTCGTGGACCGGGCCGACATCGTCGTGGAGCTCATGGGCGGCCTTGAGCCGGCCGGGTCGCTCATCCTCCGGGCCCTGCGCGCGGGCAAGACCGTCGTCTCCGCGAACAAGGCGCTCATCGCCGCCCGCCTCGAGGAGCTGTCGACGGCTGCCACGGAGAGCGGAGTGCAGTTCTCCTACGAGGCTGCCGTTGCGGGAGCCATCCCCATCCTGCGCCCCATCCGGGACTCGCTGGCCGGCGACCGGATCACGTCCATCATGGGCATCGTCAACGGCACGACGAACTACATCCTCGACATGATGACCACGCACGGCTCGGGGTTCGACGACGCGCTGGCGCGTGCCCAGGAGCTCGGTTACGCGGAGGCGGACCCCACGGCCGATGTCGGGGGCGGGGACGCCGCGGCGAAGGCGGCCATCCTGGCCTCCCTCGGCCTGCACACCGTCTTCCCCCTCGAGGCTGTGCACACCGAGGGCATCACCGAGGTGACGAGCCGCGACATCGAGGCCGCACGCGCGTCCGGCCACGTCATCCGCTTCTTGGCCATCGCCGAGCGGGTGGCACGCGAAGGCGGCGCGGACGCCGCCTCGGTCCGTGTTCACCCCACGCTCGTGCCCGCCGATCATCCGCTCGCGGCCGTCCGCGGCGCGTTCAACGCCGTCTACGTCACCGCGGACAACGCGGGCGAGCTGATGTTCATGGGCCAGGGTGCGGGCGGCGCCCCCACCGCCTCGGCCGTCATGGGCGACCTGGTCTCGGCGGCCCGGCGGGTCGTCGCCGGCGGACCGGGCCGGACGGAGGCGGCGGCCCGAAGCATCGAGGCGCTGCCCTTCGCTGAGTCGCGGACGAGGTACGCAGTCGCTGTCGTCGTCGAGGACCGCCCGGGCGTCCTGGAGCAGATTGCGCGCGTCTTCTCGGCGCACGGCCAGTCCATCGAGTCCATGTCCCAGGGCCGTGCGCCCGAGGGAGCGGACGCGGCGGCGGAGCTCCGCATCATCACCCACGAGGGCGCGGAGGGGGACCTGCACGCGACCGTCCAGGACCTCGCCTCCCTGCCGTCCGTCATCCGCAAGCCCACCTTCATGCGAGTAGGAGCGAAATAG
- the thrC gene encoding threonine synthase, translating to MAHVWRGVIREYADRLPVTEETRVITLGEGGTPLVEAPKLSAHTGNRVLLKVEGMNPTGSFKDRGMTMAVTSGIADGAEAVVCASTGNTSASAAAYAAQAGITCAVLVPNGKIAMGKLSQAVAHGAELLQVEGNFDDCLEIARKLSENYPAYLVNSVNPARIEGQKTASFEVVDLLGDAPDFHFLPVGNAGNITAYWKGYKEYAEEFTTADGRVLPAVSTKRPAMMGFQAAGAAPLVAGYPVTEPETIATAIRIGNPASWDGAIAARDESGGRIDSVSDEEILEAHRWLSAKEGVFVEPASAAGVAGLLKMHEAGELPSGKTIVITVTGHGLKDPQWALRAADGSDITPTVVENDVVQVAAALGLA from the coding sequence ATGGCCCATGTCTGGCGCGGAGTGATCCGCGAGTATGCCGACCGCCTCCCCGTCACCGAGGAGACGCGCGTCATCACGCTCGGCGAGGGCGGCACCCCGCTCGTTGAGGCGCCGAAGCTCTCCGCGCACACGGGCAACCGGGTCCTCCTCAAGGTCGAGGGGATGAACCCCACCGGCTCGTTCAAGGACCGCGGCATGACGATGGCCGTGACGAGCGGGATCGCGGACGGGGCCGAGGCCGTGGTCTGCGCCTCGACGGGCAACACGTCCGCGTCCGCCGCGGCCTACGCCGCGCAGGCGGGCATCACGTGCGCCGTTCTCGTGCCCAACGGGAAGATTGCGATGGGCAAGCTCTCGCAGGCCGTGGCGCACGGCGCGGAGCTCCTGCAGGTCGAGGGCAACTTCGACGACTGCCTCGAGATCGCCCGCAAGCTCTCCGAGAACTACCCTGCGTACCTCGTCAACTCCGTCAACCCGGCACGCATCGAGGGCCAGAAGACGGCCTCCTTCGAGGTCGTCGACCTCCTCGGCGACGCCCCGGACTTCCACTTCCTGCCCGTCGGGAACGCCGGGAACATCACCGCGTACTGGAAGGGGTACAAGGAGTATGCGGAGGAGTTCACGACGGCGGACGGGCGTGTGCTTCCCGCCGTCTCGACGAAGCGACCCGCCATGATGGGCTTTCAGGCGGCCGGCGCGGCGCCGCTCGTGGCCGGCTACCCCGTCACGGAGCCGGAGACCATCGCCACGGCCATCCGGATCGGCAACCCCGCCTCGTGGGACGGCGCCATTGCGGCGCGGGACGAGTCCGGGGGGCGGATCGACTCGGTCTCGGACGAGGAGATCCTCGAGGCTCACCGCTGGCTCTCCGCGAAGGAGGGCGTGTTCGTCGAACCCGCCTCTGCGGCGGGAGTGGCCGGGCTGCTCAAGATGCACGAGGCGGGGGAGCTGCCGAGCGGCAAGACCATCGTCATCACCGTGACGGGACACGGGCTCAAGGACCCCCAGTGGGCGCTGCGGGCCGCGGACGGCTCGGACATCACTCCGACGGTCGTCGAGAACGACGTCGTCCAGGTGGCCGCTGCCCTGGGCCTCGCGTGA
- the rho gene encoding transcription termination factor Rho yields the protein MTESTDLTPGTESTSPARSTAGAGLASLKLAQLQNLASQLGITGAKRMRKSDLVSAIQDHQRGSAIVAKDQAEDRARAEKAAAPEQAAEPAAEKPARQRRAPKAEEAPAADAPQAEQTEAPAEESGSRRGRTRRKATSPAGAPSEAAAESSSEQPAEKAEKQDGGQDNGQDNGQDGERPSRNRRNRNRRGRDGEAENTQDRGEKNERRGDKSANGSEKSERNDERNSQSDRNSQSDRGGRNGRNGDSDQDGDRRSRRNRRDRNRNDRNDRTNRRRGGQPDVDDTELTEDDVLLPVAGILDVLDNYAFVRTSGYLPGPKDVYVTLNQVKKYNMRKGDAVVGAVRAPRDGEEQNRGNSARAKFNALLRVTTINGRPAESNQDRVEFNKLVPLYPQERLRLETEPKKVGTRVIDLVAPIGKGQRGLIVSPPKAGKTMVLQSIANAITTNNPEVHLMMVLVDERPEEVTDMQRSVKGEVIASTFDRPADDHTTVAELAIERAKRLVEMGKDVVVLLDSMTRLGRAYNLAAPASGRILSGGVDSAALYPPKRFFGAARNIENGGSLTILATALVETGSKMDEVIFEEFKGTGNMELRLSRQLADRRIFPAVDVNASGTRREENLMSSEEVKIMWKLRRVLSGLDTQQALELLTQRIRETGSNVEFLMQVQKTTLGVKSDDD from the coding sequence GTGACCGAATCCACCGACCTGACGCCAGGCACGGAATCGACCTCTCCGGCACGCTCCACTGCGGGCGCCGGACTCGCGAGCCTCAAGCTCGCCCAGCTTCAGAACCTCGCATCGCAGCTCGGGATCACCGGGGCCAAGCGCATGCGCAAGTCGGACCTCGTGTCCGCCATCCAGGATCACCAGCGCGGCTCCGCCATTGTGGCGAAGGACCAGGCTGAGGACCGCGCACGCGCCGAGAAGGCCGCGGCGCCGGAGCAGGCCGCTGAGCCTGCCGCAGAGAAGCCCGCGCGCCAGCGTCGCGCGCCGAAGGCCGAAGAGGCCCCCGCAGCGGACGCGCCTCAGGCCGAGCAGACCGAGGCCCCGGCCGAGGAGAGCGGCAGCCGCCGCGGCCGCACCCGCCGCAAGGCCACGAGCCCCGCAGGGGCGCCGAGCGAGGCCGCCGCAGAGAGCTCTTCCGAGCAGCCCGCCGAGAAGGCCGAGAAGCAGGACGGCGGCCAGGACAACGGCCAGGACAACGGCCAGGACGGCGAGCGCCCCAGCCGCAACCGCCGCAACCGCAACCGTCGCGGCCGCGACGGCGAGGCCGAGAACACCCAGGACCGAGGCGAGAAGAACGAGCGCCGCGGGGACAAGAGCGCCAATGGCTCCGAGAAGAGCGAGCGCAACGACGAGCGCAACTCGCAGTCGGACCGCAACTCGCAGTCGGACCGCGGCGGGCGCAACGGCCGCAACGGCGACTCGGACCAGGACGGGGACCGCCGTTCGCGGCGCAACCGCCGGGACCGCAACCGGAACGACCGCAACGATCGCACCAACCGCCGCCGCGGCGGACAGCCGGATGTCGACGACACCGAGCTGACCGAGGACGACGTCCTCCTGCCCGTGGCTGGCATCCTCGACGTCCTGGACAACTACGCGTTCGTCCGCACCTCCGGGTACCTCCCGGGCCCCAAGGACGTCTACGTGACGCTCAACCAGGTCAAGAAGTACAACATGCGCAAGGGCGACGCCGTGGTCGGCGCCGTGCGCGCGCCCCGCGACGGGGAGGAGCAGAACCGCGGCAACTCCGCTCGCGCCAAGTTCAACGCCCTCCTGCGCGTGACGACGATCAACGGGCGCCCGGCCGAGTCCAACCAGGATCGCGTCGAGTTCAACAAGCTCGTGCCCCTCTACCCGCAGGAGCGCCTGCGACTCGAGACCGAGCCGAAGAAGGTGGGCACGCGCGTCATCGACCTCGTGGCGCCCATCGGCAAGGGCCAGCGCGGCCTCATCGTCTCGCCGCCCAAGGCGGGCAAGACGATGGTCCTCCAGTCCATCGCCAACGCGATCACGACGAACAACCCTGAGGTCCATCTCATGATGGTGCTCGTCGACGAGCGCCCCGAAGAAGTCACGGACATGCAGCGCTCCGTCAAGGGCGAGGTCATCGCCTCGACCTTCGACCGCCCTGCCGACGACCACACGACCGTCGCCGAACTCGCGATCGAGCGCGCGAAGCGCCTTGTCGAGATGGGCAAGGACGTCGTCGTCCTCCTCGACTCGATGACTCGCCTGGGGCGCGCGTACAACCTCGCGGCCCCGGCCTCGGGCCGCATCCTCTCCGGAGGCGTGGACTCGGCGGCGCTGTACCCGCCCAAGCGCTTCTTCGGTGCAGCCCGCAACATCGAGAATGGCGGCTCGCTGACCATTCTCGCCACGGCGCTCGTCGAGACCGGGTCCAAGATGGACGAGGTCATCTTCGAGGAGTTCAAGGGCACGGGCAACATGGAGCTTCGGCTCTCGCGCCAGCTCGCGGACCGCCGCATCTTCCCGGCCGTGGACGTCAACGCGTCCGGCACGCGCCGCGAGGAGAACCTCATGTCCAGCGAAGAGGTCAAGATCATGTGGAAGCTCCGCCGCGTCCTCTCGGGTCTGGACACCCAGCAGGCGCTGGAGCTGCTCACGCAGCGCATCCGCGAGACGGGCTCGAACGTCGAGTTCCTCATGCAGGTGCAGAAGACCACGCTCGGCGTCAAGTCCGACGACGACTAG
- the thrB gene encoding homoserine kinase produces the protein MSPAGGILRLGEVVTVSVPATSANLGPGFDSAGLALGLRDSVTARLERAGEESAPFSAQVRVSGHGADSLPSDATHLIADLMARSWRELGADLTGLVLELSCENVIPHARGLGSSAAAIVGALSAAAALVEDPDLRPSQADIFQRASRLEGHPDNVAPAVFGGLSVSWTEDAGGGRFETAVVQPSAGVTPVVGIPEFEVKTEAVRAALPAAVPHALAAANAGRAALLLLAFTERPELLMAATRDYLHQDARASAMPEAYEAMQSLRSASVAAAISGAGPTVIALARDAGEADAASQEFARRGFAVLTPEFTDCGARVELSSNREAASGTSG, from the coding sequence GTGAGCCCCGCCGGCGGCATTCTCCGCCTGGGGGAGGTCGTCACGGTCTCCGTGCCCGCGACGAGCGCGAACCTGGGCCCCGGATTCGACTCGGCCGGCCTCGCGCTGGGCCTCCGCGACTCCGTGACCGCCCGCCTCGAGCGCGCCGGCGAGGAGAGCGCACCGTTCTCGGCCCAGGTGCGCGTCTCCGGCCACGGTGCGGACAGCCTGCCCTCGGACGCGACGCACCTCATCGCGGACCTCATGGCCCGCTCCTGGAGGGAGCTCGGCGCCGACCTCACCGGGCTCGTCCTGGAGCTCTCCTGCGAGAACGTCATTCCCCACGCACGGGGACTGGGCTCGAGCGCGGCGGCAATCGTCGGCGCGCTCTCCGCCGCCGCGGCCCTCGTCGAGGACCCGGATCTGAGGCCCTCACAGGCGGACATCTTCCAGCGGGCGAGCCGCCTCGAAGGGCACCCGGACAACGTCGCCCCAGCCGTGTTCGGCGGCCTGAGCGTCTCGTGGACGGAGGACGCTGGGGGCGGGCGCTTCGAGACGGCCGTGGTCCAGCCCTCGGCGGGGGTGACGCCCGTCGTCGGCATCCCCGAGTTCGAGGTGAAGACGGAGGCGGTGCGCGCCGCCCTCCCCGCCGCCGTGCCCCACGCGCTCGCCGCCGCGAATGCGGGGCGCGCGGCACTTCTGCTCCTCGCCTTCACCGAGCGGCCCGAGCTCCTCATGGCCGCGACTCGCGACTACCTGCACCAGGACGCCCGGGCGAGCGCGATGCCCGAGGCCTATGAGGCGATGCAGTCGCTGCGCTCGGCGTCCGTCGCTGCGGCGATCTCCGGTGCGGGCCCCACGGTCATCGCGCTCGCCCGGGACGCGGGGGAGGCCGACGCCGCCTCGCAGGAGTTCGCACGGCGCGGCTTCGCCGTCCTGACGCCCGAATTCACGGACTGCGGTGCTAGGGTGGAGTTGTCGTCGAATCGCGAGGCCGCCTCTGGAACCTCGGGTTGA